A stretch of Episyrphus balteatus chromosome 2, idEpiBalt1.1, whole genome shotgun sequence DNA encodes these proteins:
- the LOC129909934 gene encoding mucin-5AC — translation MSRVRMRTSTTNMKKSWEYWTVLLLGLFYIATKCDARAVNVSNSWTMPQEGLNVFYRFFRDRISWFEADAVCQFHHAYLVTVDNSFQFDATRDLLRELDVNDIVWIGLMRPQSSERFMWSNSKVLAANTGYWAESLPLMESPLCAVIDPIRDYRWHALRCGGPETASFLCEMPVPAWAESCILKDLPSLTMQYMADTASIELIRNCGEEGLIRQICRGKQDREKIMRELICPRERLESKKLSDITNSHFKSLQIIRGISTDNNENNDIEMIPVKIPTDSTDEQPQTEKNTVQKLIEQFNVDELMQADQPSGRIPGEIPMPVKKSAKKIVVAMQQKKPTPAPKKSNNRGNQKDTELDDMMMADQPIPDDASNEVLEPLPHIKKVLPQDLMKKIPTIKSTTIVEPATTTTSTTVAVEHHRVDETSTAMPTAAAVHTSSEPSALLVDGTTSELMFTSGDPSTSSPSPLMTTTVSGIVPATQPATIGHPMHPQQQRTNVITEEANHPHVKETNDNHFIPPMLLVKSHYVPPSKEHPHVASTSDESDVETAGTTIENLHQLEDSSVQLSNADTVAPQTTEVVTIKVLDKESPATAANSSEIQLQVTTTARAEITTQDASIAFQTQSHTMKPATTPASESESESDSEPVATTTFPAEKITELVIPTTGNGGGRAANSFPTQTLPSSSSSSSDSVLHQNDVTSSSSQAPLVHTIDDTQTEEGLMVTEKTADQLPQQSTPFVASSSSSSNTGDSMSPPLPVLPISTSTENSGIISLTTATTTLAQQQQQQHDEPHPTRNFLNEETYPPFKPNRRRSLTKPDTPSYFKKILG, via the exons gtaaaTGTCAGTAACTCATGGACAATGCCACAAGAAGGACTCAATGTGTTTTATCGGTTTTTTAGAGACCGAATATCTTGGTTTGAAGCAGATGCTGTTTGTCAATTTCATCATGCATATTTAGTTACCG TTGACAACAGTTTTCAATTTGATGCAACACGAGACCTTTTAAGGGAATTGGATGTGAACGACATTGTCTGGATTGGACTTATGAGACCGCAGAGTTCGGAACGTTTTATGTGGTC aaacTCCAAAGTTTTAGCTGCCAACACTGGATACTGGGCTGAATCTTTACCATTAATGGAGTCACCATTATGTGCTGTTATTGATCCAATTCGTGACTATCGTTGGCATGCTCTTAGATGTGGTGGCCCAGAGACAGCATCATTCCTCTGTGAAATGCCAG TTCCTGCGTGGGCCGAGTCATGCATCCTAAAGGACTTACCCTCTTTAACTATGCAATACATGGCAGATACAGCTAGCATTGAATTAATTCGCAACTGTGGCGAGGAGGGACTCATAAGGCAGATATGCCGTGGCAAACAG GACCGTGAAAAAATTATGCGCGAGCTAATTTGCCCTCGGGAACGTCTGGAATCAAAGAAGCTAAGTGACATCACCAACTCTCACTTCAAATCCTTGCAAATTATTCGTGGCATCTCTACCGACAACAATGAGAACAACGACATCGAAATGATTCCTGTGAAAATTCCCACCGACTCTACCGATGAACAACCACAAACCGAAAAAAACACTGTTCAAAAGCTCATTGAACAATTCAATGTTGACGAATTAATGCAGGCCGATCAACCATCCGGCCGTATTCCCGGAGAAATTCCCATGCCCGTCAAAAAGTCAGCTAAGAAAATTGTAGTTGCAATGCAACAAAAGAAACCTACACCTGCCCCCAAAAAGTCAAACAATCGAGGCAACCAAAAGGATACCGAACTCGATGATATGATGATGGCTGACCAACCCATTCCGGATGATGCATCGAATGAGGTCCTCGAACCACTGCCACACATCAAAAAAGTCCTTCCTCAAGActtgatgaaaaaaattccaaccaTTAAAAGTACAACAATTGTGGAACCCGCTACCACAACCACATCGACAACAGTGGCTGTGGAACACCATCGTGTAGATGAGACTTCGACCGCAATGCCAACGGCGGCAGCGGTCCACACATCATCTGAACCATCTGCATTGCTCGTCGACGGAACCACATCCGAGCTCATGTTCACATCCGGTGATCCTTCTACCTCCTCGCCAAGTCCATTAATGACCACAACCGTCAGCGGTATAGTTCCTGCCACTCAACCAGCTACCATTGGTCATCCGATGCACCCTCAACAGCAGCGGACCAATGTCATCACCGAGGAGGCAAATCATCCTCATGTTAAAGAAACAAATGATAATCATTTCATACCGCCAATGTTGCTGGTAAAGTCTCACTATGTGCCACCTTCAAAAGAACATCCTCATGTTGCATCCACATCAGACGAGAGTGATGTTGAAACCGCAGGAACTACAATTGAAAACTTACACCAATTGGAAGATTCAAGCGTGCAGCTTTCGAATGCAGACACCGTTGCACCACAAACAACAGAGGTGGTAACCATAAAAGTGCTAGACAAGGAATCACCTGCTACTGCTGCAAACTCATCGGAAATTCAATTACAGGTCACTACGACCGCTCGAGCTGAAATAACCACACAAGATGCTTCAATAGCTTTCCAGACCCAATCCCATACAATGAAACCTGCCACAACACCAGCATCAGAATCTGAATCTGAATCCGATTCGGAACCTGTGGCAACGACAACTTTTCCAGCCGAAAAAATTACGGAACTCGTTATACCGACAACCGGCAACGGCGGCGGCAGAGCAGCCAACTCTTTCCCCACTCAAACtcttccatcatcatcatcatcatcatcagactCAGTGCTGCATCAGAATGACGTGACTTCATCGTCGTCGCAGGCTCCTCTTGTCCACACCATCGATGATACACAAACAGAAGAAGGACTGATGGTAACAGAAAAAACAGCAGACCAACTACCACAACAATCAACACCATTTGTcgccagcagcagcagcagcagtaacACTGGTGACAGCATGTCTCCCCCATTACCAGTTCTTCCCATCTCAACTTCCACTGAAAATTCCGGAATTATTTCTTTGACTACGGCAACCACAACTCTggcccaacaacaacaacaacaacatgatGAGCCCCATCCAACGAGAAACTTCCTTAACGAAGAAACCTACCCCCCATTTAAGCCAAACCGTAGACGCTCCCTCACCAAACCAGATACCCCGAGCTATTTCAAGAAGATTCTAGGATAA